One segment of Candidatus Pelagibacter ubique HTCC1062 DNA contains the following:
- the bamE gene encoding outer membrane protein assembly factor BamE domain-containing protein: MRKLFVFIIISLFISACTLKKVEKHHGVHFLNKKQEKLTVNQSNKNDILKLLGSPSTKSTFDNDLWIYIERKTDNSSLAKFGSERIIVNNVLLLEINSMGLLETKEFLDLTNMQELKFAEQTTENQYKKNTFVYDFLSSMRQKINDPLGKRKRN, translated from the coding sequence ATGAGAAAATTATTTGTATTTATTATAATATCATTATTTATTTCAGCTTGTACTTTAAAAAAAGTTGAAAAACACCACGGTGTTCATTTTTTAAATAAAAAACAAGAAAAACTTACTGTTAATCAGTCAAATAAAAACGATATTTTAAAATTATTAGGTTCACCATCAACTAAAAGTACTTTTGACAATGATTTATGGATTTATATTGAAAGAAAAACAGATAATTCATCTCTTGCAAAATTTGGCAGTGAAAGAATTATTGTAAACAATGTTCTATTATTAGAAATCAACAGTATGGGTCTTCTAGAAACTAAAGAGTTTCTAGATCTCACTAATATGCAAGAATTGAAATTTGCAGAACAAACCACTGAAAATCAATACAAGAAAAACACATTTGTATATGACTTTCTATCCAGTATGAGACAGAAAATTAACGACCCCTTAGGTAAAAGAAAAAGAAATTAA
- a CDS encoding sodium-translocating pyrophosphatase: MNSLIETILLFTIAAGSLSIVYGFFTGMNILNSSAGNAKMQEIASAIQIGAKAYLARQYKTIAVVGVVVLVIIFFVFSPLVGLGYFIGATLSGIAGYVGMLVSVQANVRTAEASRKGLASGLAVAFKSGAVTGMLVAGLALLAIAVYYYFLLKAGIDDREVINALVALGFGASLISIFARLGGGIFTKGADVGADLVGKVEAGIPEDDPRNPAVIADNVGDNVGDCAGMAADLFETYAVTIVATMVLSSIFFYGDINMMIYPLTIGGACILTSILGTFFVKLGKSKNVMNALYKGFVVSAVSSLIILYPVTDYVIGFASEYTVNSKSFTGMSLYYCGIIGLVITGLLIWITEYYTGTEYRPVRSIAKSSTTGHGTNVIQGLAVSMEATAVPALIIVAGILATNSIAGLYGIAISVTTMLALAGMVVALDAYGPVTDNAGGIAEMAKLPNSVRKTTDALDAVGNTTKAVTKGYAIGSAGLGALVLFAAYVEDIKHFSGVAGSKLEGIVVTFDLSNPYVVVGLLIGGMLPYLFGSMGMQAVGRAGGAVVVEVRRQFKKYPGIMKGKQKPDYAKLVDLLTLAAIREMIIPSLLPVLSPIVLYFVILAIGGQVAALAAVGAMLLGVIITGLFVAVSMTAGGGAWDNAKKYIEDGNHGGKGSEAHKAAVTGDTVGDPYKDTAGPAVNPMIKITNIVALLLLAVIAG, encoded by the coding sequence ATGAACTCACTAATAGAAACAATATTATTATTTACCATAGCAGCTGGATCTCTTTCAATCGTTTATGGTTTTTTTACAGGCATGAATATCCTTAACTCAAGTGCAGGAAATGCCAAGATGCAAGAAATAGCATCAGCAATTCAAATTGGTGCTAAGGCTTATTTAGCAAGACAATATAAAACAATTGCCGTGGTTGGAGTTGTTGTTTTAGTCATTATTTTCTTTGTGTTCAGTCCATTAGTTGGTTTAGGTTATTTTATTGGTGCTACATTATCAGGTATAGCTGGTTATGTTGGAATGTTAGTTTCTGTTCAAGCTAACGTTAGAACTGCTGAAGCATCAAGAAAAGGTTTAGCAAGTGGTCTTGCAGTTGCATTTAAATCAGGTGCTGTAACTGGAATGTTAGTTGCTGGATTAGCTTTACTTGCAATCGCAGTTTATTACTATTTTTTATTAAAAGCAGGCATTGATGACAGAGAAGTTATTAATGCATTAGTAGCATTAGGTTTTGGTGCTTCTTTAATATCAATTTTTGCAAGATTAGGTGGTGGAATTTTTACAAAAGGTGCTGATGTTGGTGCTGACTTAGTTGGTAAAGTTGAAGCAGGTATTCCAGAAGATGATCCTAGAAATCCAGCTGTAATTGCTGACAATGTTGGAGATAACGTTGGTGATTGTGCTGGTATGGCAGCAGACTTATTTGAAACTTACGCTGTAACAATTGTTGCAACAATGGTTCTTTCTTCGATATTTTTCTATGGTGATATAAATATGATGATCTATCCTCTAACTATTGGTGGGGCTTGTATTTTAACATCAATCTTAGGAACTTTCTTTGTTAAACTTGGAAAAAGTAAAAATGTTATGAACGCTTTATATAAAGGATTTGTAGTTTCTGCTGTTTCTTCATTAATAATTTTATACCCTGTTACTGATTATGTAATCGGATTTGCAAGCGAATATACTGTTAATAGTAAAAGTTTTACTGGTATGAGTTTGTATTACTGTGGAATAATTGGTTTAGTTATTACTGGACTATTAATTTGGATTACTGAATACTACACTGGTACTGAATACAGACCAGTAAGAAGTATTGCTAAATCTTCTACAACTGGTCATGGAACAAACGTTATCCAAGGCTTAGCTGTTTCTATGGAAGCCACTGCTGTACCAGCTTTAATTATTGTTGCCGGTATATTAGCAACAAATTCAATCGCTGGTCTTTATGGTATCGCTATTTCAGTAACTACAATGCTTGCATTAGCAGGTATGGTTGTTGCTCTTGATGCTTATGGTCCTGTAACAGATAATGCTGGCGGTATTGCTGAAATGGCTAAATTACCAAATAGTGTTAGAAAAACTACCGATGCATTAGATGCAGTAGGTAATACGACTAAAGCTGTTACTAAAGGTTATGCTATAGGTTCAGCAGGTTTAGGTGCTCTAGTATTATTTGCAGCTTATGTTGAGGATATCAAACACTTTTCAGGTGTAGCAGGTTCAAAGCTTGAAGGAATTGTTGTAACTTTTGATTTATCAAATCCTTACGTTGTAGTTGGGTTATTAATTGGTGGAATGCTTCCATATTTATTTGGATCAATGGGTATGCAAGCCGTTGGTAGAGCAGGTGGTGCAGTGGTTGTCGAAGTAAGAAGACAATTTAAAAAATATCCAGGTATCATGAAGGGTAAACAAAAACCTGATTATGCTAAATTAGTAGATTTATTAACTTTAGCTGCAATTAGAGAAATGATTATACCTTCATTATTGCCAGTTCTTTCTCCTATTGTTTTATACTTTGTAATACTAGCTATAGGTGGTCAAGTTGCTGCTTTAGCTGCAGTAGGTGCAATGTTGTTAGGTGTAATTATTACAGGTTTATTTGTAGCTGTTTCAATGACTGCAGGTGGTGGTGCTTGGGATAATGCAAAAAAGTATATTGAAGACGGAAATCACGGTGGAAAAGGTTCTGAAGCACACAAAGCTGCTGTAACTGGTGACACTGTTGGAGACCCGTACAAAGATACTGCTGGTCCTGCTGTAAACCCAATGATTAAGATTACTAATATTGTAGCTTTATTATTGTTAGCTGTAATTGCTGGCTAA
- the thiL gene encoding thiamine-phosphate kinase, with translation MHEFELIKNYFQKLSKKSPSALNLNDDVFFDKKNKLAVSVDTYTEGNHFIDFKRPDLVIKKIIRSSISDLICKGIKPKYYFISGSGNKKSFSKLNLSKISKSLNQEQNKYKIFLSGGDTVFSNKLSFTITSIGFADNIIYRNKAKLYDDVYVSGNIGDSYLGLLVLKNKIKLNSRLKKYFTNQYFMPNIQLKLIDQIKKFANTSIDISDGLIADLVKMINNQKLSYKIFLKDIPISSNLKKILALKKLSKINYISNGDDYQVLFTASKNKMRIIRKIATNCRVKLTKIGTIQSHVKKSSIVDVENRQITLKNKGYFHKF, from the coding sequence ATGCATGAATTTGAATTAATAAAAAATTATTTTCAAAAACTTTCTAAAAAATCACCAAGTGCCTTAAATTTGAATGATGATGTTTTTTTTGATAAAAAAAATAAATTAGCAGTATCTGTTGATACTTATACAGAAGGCAATCATTTCATAGACTTTAAAAGACCTGATCTTGTCATTAAAAAAATAATTAGATCATCAATTTCAGATTTAATATGCAAAGGTATTAAACCAAAATATTATTTTATTTCTGGTTCTGGTAATAAAAAAAGTTTTTCTAAATTAAATTTATCAAAAATCAGCAAATCACTTAATCAAGAACAAAATAAATATAAAATATTTTTAAGTGGTGGAGATACAGTTTTTTCTAACAAGTTAAGTTTTACAATTACTTCAATAGGTTTTGCCGATAATATTATCTATAGAAACAAAGCTAAACTTTATGATGATGTATATGTCTCTGGAAATATAGGAGACAGCTATTTAGGGCTATTAGTTTTAAAAAATAAAATTAAGCTTAATTCAAGATTAAAAAAATATTTTACTAATCAATATTTTATGCCAAATATTCAATTAAAATTAATTGATCAAATTAAAAAGTTTGCCAATACCTCAATTGATATATCTGATGGACTTATAGCGGACCTTGTTAAAATGATTAATAATCAGAAATTATCTTATAAAATTTTTTTAAAAGATATTCCAATTTCAAGTAACCTAAAGAAGATACTTGCTCTTAAAAAACTATCTAAGATTAATTACATTTCTAATGGTGATGATTATCAGGTCTTATTTACAGCTTCTAAAAATAAGATGAGAATCATAAGAAAAATAGCTACTAATTGCAGAGTTAAGCTAACTAAAATTGGCACAATTCAAAGCCATGTTAAAAAATCATCCATTGTAGATGTTGAAAATCGGCAAATTACCCTTAAAAATAAAGGTTATTTTCATAAGTTTTAA
- a CDS encoding transcription antitermination factor NusB: MRTPYNPNQSPRVIIIQKLYGNFFNDDTDLTFPKHRFKKFIKDVVLGTIERDEVIKEEVKKYLSEDLELTNLDQVFQVIVKSAIFEFLYKPKVSSKIIIKEYLDASNFFLEDGQTKYLNAILDKIAKKIRTTNA, translated from the coding sequence ATGAGAACTCCATATAATCCCAATCAAAGTCCGAGGGTAATTATTATCCAAAAATTATATGGAAATTTTTTTAATGATGACACAGACTTAACTTTTCCCAAACATAGATTTAAAAAATTCATTAAGGATGTTGTTTTAGGTACTATTGAAAGAGATGAAGTTATTAAAGAAGAGGTTAAAAAATATCTAAGTGAGGACTTAGAGTTAACTAATTTAGACCAGGTTTTTCAAGTGATAGTAAAATCTGCTATATTTGAGTTTTTATACAAACCTAAAGTTTCTTCTAAAATAATTATTAAAGAATATCTTGATGCATCAAACTTTTTTTTAGAAGATGGTCAAACTAAATATTTAAATGCAATATTAGACAAAATAGCTAAAAAAATAAGAACCACTAATGCATGA
- the ribH gene encoding 6,7-dimethyl-8-ribityllumazine synthase produces MKRKYLIVIADYYKDISKGLLSSAKSILPKSSLIKIINVPGVFEIPVTISKNIKKYDAFLALGCVIKGQTPHFDFISHSSTDAIMKLSVDSKKPIGNGIITCLNMRQAIARKKKGREAAQAVISVLSQ; encoded by the coding sequence ATGAAAAGAAAATATCTAATAGTTATTGCTGATTATTATAAAGATATATCAAAGGGTTTACTAAGTAGTGCAAAGAGCATATTACCTAAATCTAGTTTAATAAAAATTATTAATGTTCCTGGTGTTTTTGAAATACCAGTTACGATTTCAAAGAATATTAAGAAATACGATGCTTTTTTAGCTCTTGGTTGTGTTATTAAAGGCCAAACACCTCATTTTGATTTTATTTCTCATTCTTCAACTGATGCAATAATGAAACTTTCTGTAGATAGCAAAAAACCCATTGGTAATGGAATTATTACCTGTCTTAATATGCGTCAAGCTATAGCTAGGAAGAAAAAGGGTAGAGAAGCAGCTCAAGCTGTAATATCTGTTCTTTCTCAATAA
- the ribB gene encoding 3,4-dihydroxy-2-butanone-4-phosphate synthase, which yields MKKNNYASIESIINIAKKGGMFILVDDEKRENEGDLIISTTDSSAKNINFMAKYGRGLICLALDSVQAKRLNLSLMSPINQSRNKTAFTISIEAKKGITTGISAKDRAKTIKIASKKNANKKDIVSPGHVFPIIAKDGGVLVRAGHTEASVDISKLAKKNNSAVICEIMNEDGTMAKGQDLFDFANKHNLKIGKIEDLIAYRLKKEKLIKLKKQSDIKVKNQKYKIRIYENLLDGSEHFALIKGNIKKGIIPRVRVISSNVVQNYLINQQLPNSFDKTLNYFKKFNNCVLVFIKDTNLKSVTQTLKDYKNKNFYKKGNDKLIRNYGIGAQIIKDLKIKNMILITKSLKKVIGLEGYDIKITKQEII from the coding sequence ATGAAAAAAAATAATTATGCATCCATTGAAAGTATAATAAATATCGCAAAGAAAGGTGGTATGTTCATCTTAGTTGATGATGAGAAAAGAGAAAACGAAGGAGACTTAATAATATCAACCACTGACTCAAGCGCTAAAAATATAAATTTTATGGCAAAATATGGTCGTGGATTAATTTGTCTGGCGCTAGATAGTGTACAAGCAAAGCGATTAAATTTATCTTTGATGTCACCAATCAATCAATCAAGGAATAAAACTGCATTTACAATTTCTATTGAAGCAAAAAAAGGAATAACAACAGGTATCTCAGCAAAAGATAGAGCAAAGACAATTAAAATTGCTTCAAAAAAAAATGCAAATAAGAAAGACATAGTTTCACCTGGACATGTTTTTCCAATTATTGCGAAAGACGGCGGCGTTTTAGTAAGAGCTGGTCACACAGAAGCCTCTGTTGATATTTCAAAACTTGCTAAAAAAAATAACTCTGCAGTTATTTGTGAAATAATGAATGAAGATGGGACAATGGCCAAAGGCCAAGATTTATTTGATTTTGCAAACAAACATAATTTAAAGATAGGTAAAATTGAAGATCTTATTGCTTATCGTTTAAAAAAAGAAAAATTAATTAAACTTAAAAAACAATCAGATATTAAAGTAAAAAATCAAAAATATAAAATTCGAATTTATGAAAACCTTTTAGATGGATCTGAGCATTTTGCTTTGATTAAAGGAAATATTAAAAAAGGGATAATACCAAGAGTTAGAGTAATTTCTTCTAACGTAGTTCAAAATTATTTAATCAATCAACAATTACCAAATTCATTTGATAAAACTTTAAATTATTTTAAGAAATTTAATAACTGTGTTTTAGTTTTTATAAAAGATACAAATTTAAAATCTGTTACACAAACACTTAAGGATTATAAAAACAAAAATTTCTATAAAAAAGGAAATGATAAGCTTATAAGAAATTATGGTATTGGTGCTCAAATAATTAAAGATTTAAAGATTAAAAATATGATATTAATTACTAAGTCTCTTAAAAAAGTTATTGGTTTGGAAGGTTATGATATAAAGATTACTAAACAGGAAATTATTTAA
- a CDS encoding riboflavin synthase, whose amino-acid sequence MFNGIIFNQGLITKFEKRSKGINIFVKANLKLTRKDLGVSVACDGVCLTLIDIKNLIMEFYLSDETIQRSKFKFLKINDKINLELPLKFGQKISGHICQGHIDAVGKIQSIKKIDKSYLFNFEIPKKERANLIDKASICINGISLTISKVTKKGFQVWVIPHTFKLTNLSSLKKGSLVNIEIDILSKYVRNYFNEKK is encoded by the coding sequence ATGTTTAATGGAATAATTTTTAATCAAGGTTTAATTACTAAATTTGAAAAAAGATCAAAAGGTATTAATATTTTTGTAAAAGCTAATTTAAAATTAACTCGTAAAGATTTGGGTGTATCAGTTGCTTGTGATGGTGTTTGCTTAACATTAATCGATATTAAAAATCTGATAATGGAATTTTATCTTTCTGATGAAACTATACAAAGATCAAAATTTAAATTCTTAAAAATAAATGATAAAATTAATCTTGAACTTCCTTTAAAATTTGGCCAAAAAATATCAGGACATATTTGCCAAGGCCACATCGATGCGGTAGGCAAAATACAGAGTATTAAAAAAATTGATAAATCATATTTATTTAATTTTGAAATTCCTAAAAAAGAACGAGCAAATTTAATTGATAAAGCCTCTATATGTATAAATGGAATTTCTTTAACAATTTCCAAAGTAACCAAAAAAGGTTTTCAAGTTTGGGTTATTCCACACACCTTTAAGCTAACTAATTTATCTTCGTTAAAAAAAGGCAGTCTAGTTAATATAGAGATAGATATCTTATCTAAATACGTTAGAAATTATTTTAATGAAAAAAAATAA
- the ribD gene encoding bifunctional diaminohydroxyphosphoribosylaminopyrimidine deaminase/5-amino-6-(5-phosphoribosylamino)uracil reductase RibD, producing the protein MSTKKDKFSIKDKIFMELALNLAKARHGLTGINPSVGCVIVKNNKILSIGQTGFKGTPHAEFNAIKNSHENIEGSKMYVTLEPCSHYGKTPPCTNIIIKNKIKEVVYGVEDIDKKVKGKTLNILKSKNILVKKDLLKKQINKFYAPYFFNRKKNLPYVTGKIAISKNNLIYSKDTKRISDIHTDRFTHFLRYKNDSLMISSKTLNKDDPKLNCRLEGLSKFSPKRIILDRNLEIKKNSYIFKTANKDNTIIFYYNAKAEVKLMLKKKGITLIKSKLNKNSFDIKSILMKLYVLGCRNLLVEGGNDLSKHIIKKKLFNEFYLYKCSKSLSKLVNHKEFGFLKELKKNYKNKLKINKKLGKDVITLYK; encoded by the coding sequence ATGTCTACAAAAAAAGATAAATTTTCAATTAAAGATAAAATTTTTATGGAGCTTGCCTTGAATTTGGCAAAAGCTCGTCATGGACTAACTGGAATTAATCCTTCTGTAGGCTGTGTGATTGTCAAAAATAATAAAATACTTTCAATTGGTCAAACAGGTTTTAAAGGTACGCCTCATGCAGAATTTAATGCCATTAAAAATTCACATGAAAATATAGAAGGCTCAAAAATGTATGTGACCCTTGAACCATGTAGTCATTATGGAAAAACACCCCCATGCACAAATATTATAATTAAAAATAAAATTAAAGAAGTTGTCTATGGAGTTGAAGATATTGATAAAAAAGTTAAAGGTAAAACTTTAAATATTCTTAAGTCAAAAAATATTTTAGTAAAAAAAGATTTACTCAAAAAACAAATTAATAAATTTTACGCACCTTATTTTTTTAATAGAAAAAAAAACCTTCCTTATGTTACTGGTAAAATTGCAATTTCTAAAAATAATTTGATATATAGCAAAGATACTAAAAGAATTTCAGATATTCATACTGATAGATTTACACATTTTCTTAGATATAAAAATGACTCGTTAATGATTTCCTCCAAAACGTTAAATAAAGATGACCCAAAACTCAATTGCAGACTAGAAGGTTTGAGTAAATTTTCTCCTAAAAGAATAATTTTAGATAGAAACTTAGAAATTAAAAAGAATTCATATATTTTTAAAACAGCAAATAAAGACAATACTATAATTTTTTATTATAACGCCAAAGCTGAGGTGAAATTAATGTTAAAAAAAAAAGGTATAACTTTAATCAAAAGTAAATTAAATAAAAATAGCTTTGATATTAAATCAATTTTAATGAAACTCTATGTCCTTGGCTGTAGGAATTTATTAGTTGAAGGGGGAAATGATCTTTCTAAACACATTATTAAAAAAAAATTATTTAATGAATTTTATTTATACAAATGTAGTAAAAGTTTATCAAAGTTAGTTAATCATAAAGAGTTTGGTTTTCTTAAAGAATTAAAGAAAAATTATAAAAATAAATTGAAAATTAATAAAAAATTAGGCAAAGACGTAATCACGCTTTACAAATAA
- the nrdR gene encoding transcriptional regulator NrdR has protein sequence MICSICKKGETSVVDSRPTEDGTAIRRRRLCVCGARFTTFERVQFREIMVVKKNGRKSSFDRDKLSKSIYIALKKRPIDTETAEKFISRTSRALEELGQSEISSNTIGTMVMEGLKDLDPVAYVRFASVYRNFREEKDFVQFVDKLDVYKKR, from the coding sequence ATGATTTGTTCAATTTGTAAAAAAGGTGAAACATCAGTAGTAGATTCTAGACCTACAGAAGATGGAACTGCCATAAGAAGAAGAAGACTTTGTGTGTGTGGAGCTAGATTCACAACTTTCGAAAGAGTACAATTTAGAGAAATAATGGTCGTCAAAAAGAATGGAAGAAAATCATCGTTTGATAGAGATAAACTTTCTAAATCAATTTATATAGCATTAAAGAAAAGACCTATTGATACCGAAACTGCAGAAAAATTTATTAGTCGAACTTCAAGAGCTTTAGAAGAACTTGGTCAAAGTGAAATTTCATCAAATACAATTGGCACAATGGTTATGGAAGGTTTGAAAGATCTTGATCCTGTTGCATACGTTAGATTTGCATCTGTTTATAGAAATTTTAGAGAAGAAAAAGACTTTGTGCAATTCGTTGACAAATTAGATGTCTACAAAAAAAGATAA
- the glyA gene encoding serine hydroxymethyltransferase gives MSSEKNYLNENYKSFFDDSLSVTDPELHKAISDELKRQQQHIELIASENIVSQAVLEAQGSVLTNKYAEGYPGKRYYNGCEHVDVAENLAIERLKKIFDCKFANAQPHSGAQANGAVFLALLNPGDTFMGMSLNSGGHITHGLKISMSGKWFNPIGYDVDKESELIDYDNVEKLALEHKPKLIICGGSAYSRVIDFKRFREIADKVGAYLMVDMAHFSGLVAGKGYPNPCEHAHVVTSTTHKVFRSARGGIILTNHEDLAKKFNTAVFPGYQGGPLMHVIAGKAAGFLEALRPDFKDYIKSVLANAKILSETLKNNGFKIYSGGTDTHLMLVDLRPFNVKGNAAAESLSNANITCNKNGIPFDSEKPMITSGIRLGTQAATTRGFGLKEFEKVGELITKVVKGLSENPEDNGKIEEEVRNEVIDLTSNFPIYKNLK, from the coding sequence ATGTCTAGTGAAAAAAACTATTTAAATGAAAATTATAAAAGCTTTTTTGATGACAGCTTATCTGTAACTGATCCAGAATTACATAAAGCCATAAGTGATGAGCTAAAAAGACAACAACAACATATAGAATTAATTGCTTCTGAAAATATAGTTTCTCAAGCTGTTTTAGAGGCTCAAGGCTCTGTATTAACAAATAAATATGCAGAAGGATATCCTGGAAAAAGATACTATAATGGATGTGAGCATGTTGATGTTGCTGAAAATTTAGCCATAGAGAGATTAAAGAAAATTTTTGATTGTAAATTTGCAAATGCCCAACCACATTCTGGGGCTCAAGCAAATGGTGCTGTATTTTTAGCGCTATTAAATCCTGGTGATACATTTATGGGAATGAGTTTAAATTCTGGTGGACATATTACTCATGGGTTAAAAATATCAATGTCAGGTAAATGGTTTAATCCCATAGGGTATGACGTTGATAAAGAGTCTGAACTTATTGATTATGATAATGTTGAAAAACTTGCATTAGAACATAAACCAAAACTCATAATTTGTGGTGGTAGCGCTTATTCTAGAGTAATTGACTTTAAAAGATTTAGAGAGATTGCTGATAAAGTAGGGGCATATTTGATGGTGGATATGGCTCATTTTTCAGGTTTAGTTGCTGGTAAAGGTTATCCTAACCCATGTGAACACGCACACGTAGTTACTTCAACAACTCATAAAGTTTTCAGAAGTGCTAGAGGTGGAATTATTTTAACTAATCATGAAGACCTAGCAAAAAAATTTAATACTGCAGTATTTCCTGGTTATCAAGGTGGACCGTTGATGCATGTCATCGCTGGAAAGGCTGCTGGGTTTTTGGAAGCTTTAAGGCCAGATTTTAAAGATTATATCAAATCAGTTTTGGCAAATGCCAAAATTTTATCTGAGACACTTAAGAATAATGGTTTTAAAATTTATTCTGGTGGAACGGATACTCATTTAATGTTAGTTGATCTAAGACCTTTCAATGTTAAGGGTAATGCCGCTGCTGAAAGCCTTTCTAATGCTAATATTACCTGTAACAAAAATGGAATACCTTTTGACTCTGAAAAGCCAATGATTACTTCTGGGATAAGACTTGGAACTCAAGCTGCAACAACTAGAGGCTTTGGTTTAAAAGAGTTTGAGAAAGTAGGTGAATTAATTACTAAAGTTGTAAAAGGTTTGTCTGAAAACCCTGAGGACAACGGTAAAATTGAAGAAGAGGTTAGAAATGAAGTTATAGATCTTACATCTAACTTTCCAATATATAAAAATTTGAAATAA